AGTATCTTACACTCTATGCGTCAAATGTTCCATGATGAATATTACAAATCGTTAGTCACGATTTATTCCAATCCGTTTACCGCAAAAAATGGCTGTGCTGAATATGTTTTTTCACCTTTAAACACTAATATCGTACAAAAAGTTAGTCCTAGAATACGTAACGTCCCTCTTAAGCGCTTAAAATCTCTTCTACATGAATCATTATATAAGTAAGAAACCAGAGATCTAGTTTTGGACTATTTAATACTACACACAAGGAAAGGGTTGATATCAATGGATTGCTTAGGGCTGTAGGACTTCAAGATTATTTTGATGTAATTGATTTACTACGACTAAATCATAAACTAAGGACTCTAACGTCAAATAATGTGGATGCAATACTTGATTATCACATGGGTATAGGCCAAAATGGACGCACAAAATCCATTAAGTTTGTTATGAAACTAATTAATGCAAACGTAAGttaatgttataaatagACAAACTTGGACACACTGATAAACCGTTCAAATTGGTCTCTAGAAAGAATTTTGTATGAGGTTACAAAAGCAGAGTGTTATGTATCATTTGATACCTTCATAAATTCATTGCAATATCAAAGATTGTTATTACAAACTAGGGAATTCCTAGAGTCTACAGATAAAAATACAGGTAAATTAGCATGATATTTAGGATTATTAAGAAGCATTTGGGGTTATTGCATGAGAGATTTTTTACTAGGGAAACTAAAACCCCCCGAACccataaaaatttcaaaaataaattcGGGCATCAATTCCATTACAGACAACGACATGACTGATAAaaacaattgtataaaatggGATCCATATCGCAACTGTTTCATCATCTATCTAATTGACAATTGCATTGCCATTAGGAATCGAAGTTTTTGCTACATAGATTCTATTGCATGCCTTAATGaatcatttgattatttacacaaaatgTGCAATACAAAACGGATGCATATAGTATCCAAATCAGGCAATTTAAAAAGTATGAAACCAGATGAATTACTAAAAATCACGACTAAACTATCACTGAACGTAGAATATAGCATAAAAAGAACTCAAAAATCTACAGTTGTCAAACCTTCGCTATTATCTATCACTGTCAATGCAaaagataaaattgacactaatgattttaaaatatatgttattgaCCTATTTAACGATGACCCATTGTACATACAGTCACTGCATAATTTGTTGGACTGGATTCTTTCATCACCTTTTTTGATCAAATTGGGCCATAATATAGATGAACACATACAGTATCTGGTCTATCATTTGGAATCTATATcaacattttcaaaattaacgAACATTTATGACATTAGGACTCCTAGATCATTACTTATCCCTGAGGACAAGTCAACTAATAATGGATTAAATCCAAAAATTGCGGAATGGAGTTATGAAACTTATAGTTTGAACAGGATGATATCATCCTTACTCggaataaatatatcaacaaTCACTAATTGGGAT
The DNA window shown above is from Babesia microti strain RI chromosome III, complete genome and carries:
- a CDS encoding exonuclease, putative (overlaps_old_locusTagID:BBM_III03700), whose amino-acid sequence is MFNRHRWPIYAYETLSTVIPRLCINGNPYTVVANVLFHCSDTIIDHNVDTSILHSMRQMFHDEYYKSLVTIYSNPFTAKNGCAEYVFSPLNTNIVQKVSPRIRNVPLKRLKSLLHESLYNFGLFNTTHKERVDINGLLRAVGLQDYFDVIDLLRLNHKLRTLTSNNVDAILDYHMGIGQNGRTKSIKFVMKLINANTNLDTLINRSNWSLERILYEVTKAECYVSFDTFINSLQYQRLLLQTREFLESTDKNTGLLRSIWGYCMRDFLLGKLKPPEPIKISKINSGINSITDNDMTDKNNCIKWDPYRNCFIIYLIDNCIAIRNRSFCYIDSIACLNESFDYLHKMCNTKRMHIVSKSGNLKSMKPDELLKITTKLSLNVEYSIKRTQKSTVVKPSLLSITVNAKDKIDTNDFKIYVIDLFNDDPLYIQSLHNLLDWILSSPFLIKLGHNIDEHIQYLVYHLESISTFSKLTNIYDIRTPRSLLIPEDKSTNNGLNPKIAEWSYETYSLNRMISSLLGINISTITNWDLRPLSQMNLQYATLRSCSVLDIDNLLIQNGWNYDTSSDELYNFLITHHGCKYPN